CCGCGCTGCAGCTGGCGGTATTCGCGGCCCTTCCATTCCTTGTCGGAGCCGTTGCGCACGATCTCCTCGAGCCGGAAAGCGTGGCGACCACGAGTAAAGATATAGCGCTTGATCACCTCGACGCCCTCGGGAGAAGACCAGGTGAAGTCCACGCTCAGGCTGTCTTCACCCTCGCCCATGCGGTACTCGGTCTGTGCGGTCTGGAAGGCCACCTTGTGCGTGGGCGCAGGCGAGCCGGCTGTGCCGATCAGGCCGCTCTGGGCGATGAAGAAATCGTCGGGATCGCGGCTCATCAGGCGGGTAGGGACATCCGGCTGGTCCACCGAGACAGGATACTTGATCAGTCGCGCCTCGGCGATGGTCGCGCCCTGGGAATCGATCAACAGATCAAGGGTGTCGGTATGCACCCGCACCAGGCGCCCGGTTGCCGCTTGCGTCCCCGCCACGACATCGCCCACTGCCGACGTGGCCACATTCTCGTCGGGCGTTTCGGGCACTGCGGTGACATCACTTCCGCCTGCGGCCTGCTGCTGGGGCAGTACGTAGTCCTCCTGCCAGGCCTCCCAGATCATCAGGGACACGAAGGCCAGGGCCATGAACAGCAACAGACGTATGTTATCCATAGGAATTGATGATCCGAAATCTCGATTAGCGGGTCGTCGCGCCCACCGCCGCGGGCCGCAAGGCGCGAAGTGTAAGCCAGCAGGCGCCCCGGTGTCACTCGGGCTGTCTGGCGAGGCGGCTTTGCAGGCGCGCGAAGTGCGCGGCCAGCGAACGGCGCAAGGTCTCGGCGCCAGTATCCCGGACGGCAGCCCGTGCCATCACCACGAAGTCCAGCGCCGGGTCTTCCTGCCCACCCGCCACGTGCAAGCGGAAATATTCGCGGATCAGACGCTTGATGCGATTGCGGTCGACCGCGCGACGTAACTGCTTGCGGGCAATCGCCAGGCCCAGCCGGGAATGGGATCGGG
The sequence above is a segment of the endosymbiont of unidentified scaly snail isolate Monju genome. Coding sequences within it:
- the rnpA gene encoding ribonuclease P protein component, translated to MQTAKAGDGQPSRAFSRDRRLLHAADFRHVFADPVRSSDRYFTVLARPARETRSHSRLGLAIARKQLRRAVDRNRIKRLIREYFRLHVAGGQEDPALDFVVMARAAVRDTGAETLRRSLAAHFARLQSRLARQPE